In the Streptomyces sp. SJL17-4 genome, GCTGGTGTCGGGCCGGCACCGCTTGCAGGCCCGGAATCCGGCGCGCTGGCAGGAGGCGGCGCTGGCGTGGAACTCCATGTTCTCGGGCTTGGGCGGGACGACAGGGCAGCTGGGCCGGCAGTAGATCCGGGTGGTGCGGACGGCGGTGAAGAACACGCCGTCGAAGCGGGCGTCCTTCGACTGGACGGCCCGGACGCAGCGCTCGGTGTCGGTGTGCATGAGTCCAGGATCGGGGACGGACGGCTCGCGGGCTGGCGAGAAAACGACATGGACGTCCCTGACCCCGAGGTCCGGCCGAGACCGGGAAGCCCCCACGGGGCCGGGCCCGGACCGGCCGGGAAACCCCCGCGAGGTCAGACCACGACCGGGCGGTAGTGGGTGGTCAGCCTGCCGTCGTCCCCCAGGACGTGGAAGGCGAGCGCGGGCGGCTGGTCGAGGTGGACGTGCGGATGCGTCACCGGGCGCTCCCAGGGGAGGCGGATCGAGGAGACGACCCCGGGCGCGACGAGCAGCGGGCGTCCGGCGAAGGTCGTGGCGGCGCCCGTGTGGGCGTGGCCCGCGAGGAAGGCGGTCAGGTGCGGGTGGCGCTCGGCGAGCGCGGCGAGCCGCTCCTCGCCGAACTGCCGGATCTCGTCCACGTACGGGGTGTGCAGCGGGACCGGCGGGTGGTGGAAGCCGACGAGGACGGGCACGTCGCGCGGGGTGGCGTCGAGGACGCCGTCCAGCCACTCCAGGGTCTCGTCCTCGAGGTGGCCCTCGTGCTTGCCGGGCACGGACGAGTCGCAGAGGGCGATGACGAAGCCCTCGCCCCGGAGCACCTGGTTGACGGGCGCGTACGGACGCGTCCCGAGCGTCTCGGGGAGGAGGACCTTCCGGAAGACGTCGCGGTCGTCGTGGTTCCCCGGGCAGACGAGCAGCGGGTGACGGGAGGTCAGCAGCTCCCGGGCGAGGGCGTATTCGTCCGCTGCCGCATTGTCGGCGATGTCGCCGGTGACGAGCACGGCCGCCAGGTCGTACGGCAGTTCCTCCAGGTAGCGCATGACCGCACGGGTGCGGTCGGTGCTGCGCTGCTCCAGGTCGACATGGATGTCACTGACATGCGCGATGACGATCACGTGGCTCGGTCCTCCGTCGGTCGGGTGGCAGAAGTCCACCCGACCGTACGATGATCACCGTCCGCACCGTAAGGGCCGCTTCGCGAGCGGTGGCCCGCTCGCTCCGAGTGGGGCCCGGCTCGCCCCGAGCGCTGGTCCGGCCGGCCCCGAGCGGTGGTCCGCTCCGGGCGCGTCCGCTACTCGAACCGCGTGGTGTCGCCCGCGCCGCGGCGCAGGATCTCGGGCTCGCCGCTGGAGAAGTCGACGACGGTGGTGGGTTCGGTCCCGCAGTCGCCGGAGTCGAGGACCGCGTCCACCAGGTGGTCGAGCCGCTCCTTGATCTCCCAGCCCTGGGTGAGCGGCTCCGCCTCGTCGGGCAGCAGCAGGGTGCTGGAGAGCAGTGGTTCGCCGAGTTCGGCGAGGAGGGCCTGGGTGACGACGTGGTCGGGGATACGGACGCCGACCGTCTTCTTCTTGGGGTGGAGGAGCGCCCGGGGCACCTCCTTCGTCGCGGGCAGGATGAAGGTGTACGGGCCGGGGGTCGCCGCCTTGACCGCGCGGAAGACGTCGTTGTCGATGTGTACGAGCTGGCCCAGCTGGGCGAAGTTCTGGCACATGAGCGTGTAGTGATGCCGGTCGTCGAGGTCGCGGATCGTCCGGATGCGGCTGATGCCGTCCCGGCTTCCGAGTCGGGTGCCCAGCGCGTAGCAGGAGTCGGTCGGGTACGCGACGAGCGCACCGTTCCGGATGCTGTCGGCCACCGTGCCGATGGTGCGCGGCTGGGGGTTGTCGGGGTGCACGTCGAAGTACTTCGCCATGGGGACAGTCTAATTTTTGTGGGCGGAGGCGCGCAGCAGGCGCCAGACCGCCTTCGCCGCGTTGTGCCCGGACATGCCGTGCACGCCGGGGCCGGGCGGGGTCGCGGAGGAGCAGAGGAAGACCGCCGGGTGCGGGGTGGCGTAGGGGCGGAGCGAGAGCGTGGGGCGCAGGACGAGCTGGAGTCCGCGGGCGGCACCGCAGGCGATGTCGCCACCGATGTAGTTGGCGTTGCGCTCGGCGAGTTGGGGCGGTCCCGCGGTGGCGCGGGCCAGGACGCGGTCGCGGAAGCCGGGGGCGAAGCGCTCGATCTGACGCTCGATCGCGTCGGTGAGGTCGCCCGTCCAGCCGTTCGGCACATGGCCGTACGCCCAGAACACGTGCTTGCCCTCGGGGGCGCGGGAGGGGTCGACGACGCTGGGCTGGGCGGTGATGAGGAAGGGCACGTCGGGGGCGGTGCCGGTGGAGGCCTGGTGCAGGGCGGTGTCGATCTCGCCCGCGGTGGCGCCGACCTGGACGGTTCCGGCGCGCCTGGCCTCCTCGGCGGTCCACGGGACGGGGCCGTCCAGGGCGTAGTCGATCTTGAACGCGCTGGCGCCGTACCGGTAGTGGTCGTAGTGGCCGCCGAACCCGGCGATCCGGGCGAGGGCCGTGGGCGAGGTGTCGAAGACGTAGGCGCGGGCGGGCGGCAGGTCGTCGAGCCGCTTGACCTCGAAGTCGGTGTGGACGGCGCCGCCGAGGTCCTTGAGGTACGCGGTGAGGGCGTCGGAGATGGACTGCGAGCCGCCGCGGGGCACGGGCCAGCCGCCGGCGTGGGCGGCGAGCGCGAAGACCAGGCCGACGGCGCCGGTGGCGAAGCCGCCGAGCGGGGCGATGACATGGGCGACGAGCCCGGCGAACAGTCCTCGCGCCTTCTCGTCCTGGAAGCGGCGCATCAGCCAGGTGGCCGGCGGCAGTCCGACGAGGCCGAAGCGCGCCAGGGTGACCGGGTCGCGGGGCAGCGCGGTGAGCGGCAGCTGCATGAAGTCCCGGGCGAGGGTGTCCCACTTGCCGGCGAAGGGGGCAACGAGCCTGCGGTACGCGCCCGCGTCGCGCGGCCCGAAGGAGGCGGCGGTCTCGGCGACCGAGCGGGCGAGGACGGCGGCCGTGCCGTCGTCCCAGGGGTGGGCCATGGGCAGTTCGGGGTGGAGCCACTCAAGTCCGTACCGCTTCAGCGGCATCGTCCCGAAGACCGGCGAGCCGGCTCCGAGGGGATGCACGGCGGAGCAGGGATCGTGGCGGAAGCCGGGGAGGGTGAGCTCCTCGGTCCTGGCGCCCCCGCCGACGGTCGGCTTCGCTTCGAAGACGGCCACGGAGAAGCCGCGGCGGGCCAGTTCGACGGCGGCGGTCAGTCCGTTGGGCCCCGCCCCCACGACGACGGCATCGAGCATCGACGTCACCTTCGACACCTTCGGACTCCTTCGTCAGCCGATGGCCAAGGCTTCCAGGATAGGCCGGTGCTGATGCCGGCCTCACTGCCCCCCGAGGAGGCTCCGAATCCGCTTGGCGGTCGTCGCGTCCCGGGCCGCGGTGAACGGCAGCGCGTTCCCCCCGACGATCCGGTAGGGCTCGCCCGCGAGGGTCGTGTGGGTGCCGCCCGCCTCGGTGACGAGGAGCAGTCCGGCCGCGTGGTCCCACGCGTACTCCCAGGAGAAGGCGGTGGCGTCGAGCGCGCCGCGCGCCACGGCCAGGTACTCCAGTCCGGCGGAGCCGCAGGGCCGGGGGCTGACGCCGTCGGTGACCAGTCCGAGCAGGGCGCGCTTCTGGTCCGGGGTGGTGTAGTCGGGGTGCGAGGTGGCGACCTCCAGGACCTCGCCGGGGGCGGGTGAACCGGAGTGCAGCGGCTGCCCGTTGAGCGTGGCGCCCCGGCCGCGTACCGCCACGGCGAACTCGTCGAGGGCCGGTGCGTACGTCCAGGAGGCGAGCAGCTCGCCGTGCTGGGCGAGCGCGACGAGGGTGCAGAAGGCGGGGTCGCCGTGGACGAACTGGCGGGTGCCGTCGACGGGGTCGACGATCCAGACGGGGGCGTCGCCGCGCAGGGCGTCGTAGACGGCGGGGTCGGCGTGGACCGCCTCCTCGCCGACCACCACCGAGCCGGGGAGCAGGGCGGTCAGGGCCTCCGTGAGATGGGCCTCGGCGGCCCGGTCGGCGACGGTGACCAGGTCGTGCGGACCGTTCTTCTCGACGATGTCGTCGGCGGCGAGCTGCCGGAAGCGCGGCATGATCTCGGCGGCGGCCGCCTTGCGGACCGCCTCCTCCACGTCGGTCGTACGACCGGCCAGGACGAGGTCAAGGAACTCTTCACTCATGTGTCCAGCTAAGCACGGGGCACTGACAACCGGACCGGCGCACTTGTCACCCCCCGTTTCCCCGGGGAGTACCCTTTGGCCGAGTTCACCCCTTACATGCAGGGAGGGTTCCGTGCACGGCGCGTACCACGGTGAGTACAAGGTTCCCGGCGGCAAGCTGGTGGTCGTCGACCTCGACGCCGAGGACGGGGTCCTGCGGAACGTCCGGGTCGCGGGCGACTTCTTCCTCGAACCGGACGAGGCGATCCTGGCGATCGACCGCGCCCTGGAGGGCGCACCGGTCGACACCGACGCGTCCGGGCTCGCGGCACGGATCGACGCGGCGCTGCCGCCCGGCACGCGGATGTTCGGCCTGACCACGGAGGGGGTCGGGGTCGCGGTCCGCCGGGCACTCGCCCACGCCACGGACTGGACCGACTACGACTGGCAGCTGATCCACGAGCCGCCGCAGTCCCCCGCGCTGCACATGGCGCTCGACGAGGTGATCACGGCCGAGGTGGCGGCGGGCCGCCGGCCGCCGACCCTGCGGGTCTGGGAGTGGGGCGCCCCCGCGGTGGTCATCGGCAGCTTCCAGTCCCTCCGCAACGAGGTCGACCCGGAGGCGGCCGAGCGGCACGGCATCCAGGTGGTGCGCCGGATCAGCGGTGGCGGGGCGATGTTCATCGAGCCGGGCAACACGATCACGTACTCGCTCTCCGTGCCCGACGCCCTCGTCCAGGGGCTGTCGTTCACCGACAGCTACGCCTACCTCGACGACTGGGTGCTCGGCGCCCTCGGCGACATGGGCATCCGGGCCTGGTACCAGCCGCTCAACGACATCGCCACGGAGGCGGGCAAGATCGCGGGCGCGGCGCAGAAGCGGATGGTGACGGGCCACGGGGCGGTCCTGCACCACGTGACGATGGCGTACGACATCGACGCCGACAAGATGACGGAGGTGCTGCGGATCGGCCGCGAGAAGCTCTCCGACAAGGGCACGAAGAGCGCGAAGAAGCGGGTGGACCCGCTGCGGCGCCAGACGGGGCTGCCGCGCGAGACGGTCATCGAGCGGATGATCGCCTCCTTCCGGGGCCGGTACGGCCTGTCGGAAGGTCATGTCACGGAGGACGAGCTGACACGGGCGAAGGAGCTCGCGGAGACGAAGTTCGGGACGGCGGAGTGGACGGGACGGGTGCCGTAGCCGGACCGTTCCGGACGGCGCCCCGGCCCCGGCCCCGGCGCGGGGCCACGACCGAGCCTGGCCGCCGCCCCGGGCTGCCACCGGGCCTGCCCGCGCCCCGGCCCGCCACCAGTTCTCCGTGGCCCGCCGACGGGCCGGCTGCGTAGGGTGGCGGCATGCGTGTCGAGGGGCCGGTGAAGCCGGGGTTGCGGATGGAGTGCGCCGACGGACGACGCCTTGTGCTCATGCAGGGCGCCGCCCCCGTGCTCTTCGCCCGGCAGCGGGCCACTCACTATGGCCTGCACTACGCGCGCACCGGCCGGTACGTCTCCCCGCTCGCCCCGCTCCGGGCCGAACGGGCCCGTGCGGTCGCGGAGTTCGCGGCGCCGGGGTCGGCGGAGTGGTCGGAGCGCTGGGCCGCCCACGCGGAGCCGGAGCTCCGCTCGGCCGCCGAGGGGCCGCTGCACGCGGGCGCGTGGCGGCTGGTCCCTGACCTCCACCGGTGGTTCAAGCCCGTCAACTGGCCGAAACTCCTCGCCCACGACCCCGACCGGGGCCATCTGACCTGGTTCGGCTACGGCGATCCGGTGGAGGACGCGCGCGATCTGCTGCCCCTGCGGGCGCTGTCGGACCCGCAGGCGCCGCGGGTGAAGGCGTACCGCCGTCAGTACCGGGAGGGTGTCCTCCCGCCCGTGTTCGCCTGGTGGATCAGCGGACTCAACTCCCCCGTGGTGCTCGACGGTCACGACCGTCTGACGGCGGCGCTCGCGGAGGGCGGGCGACCGGAGGTGCTGATCCTCGCGCGGGCGGCCGTGAACCCCGAGTGGGTGGCGCTCATGTCCGCCCGTCCCGTGGAGGAGTACGAGAAGCGGGTCGCCGCCCTGGAGGGCCCGCTCGCCACAGCGCGGATCGCCCACCAGAGCCGCAGTCTCGCGGCCGACCTGAGGTCGATCGCCAACGGGTACGACCTCACCCGGGCCTGGCCCTTCCCCGGAGGTGCTCCCGCCTGGGACGCGGCCGCGGCGACCCACGTACCGGGCTGGGCCCCGGACGCCGACCGCTGACCCGTCCGGTGGCCGTACCCGGCCGTCCGGTGGCCGTACCCGGCCGTCCGGTCGCCGTACCCGGCCGGCCGGTCGCCGTACCCGGCCGGTCGCGCGGTCACCGGTCCGGCCCCGCGAGCAGGTGACCGTATCCGGCCCCCGTCGTTGAGCCCATGCGGGCCGGGACGGCGGGCGGTGGACGTGCGGAGGACGTGCGGAAACGTCTCCGCACTCCCTGGGCCCGGAGACACGGCGTCGACGGTACGGAGATCAGGTGGCACGGGCGAAGAGGTTGCTGGCGGCGGTCGCGGGCGCGGTGCTCACGGTGAGCCCGCTCGGGATCGCGCCGCCCGCGCAGGCGGTGGTCGGCGGACAGGAGGCACGGCCGCACCAGTACCCCTTCATGGCGGGACTCGTGGACGTCCTCGAACGGCGGGTGATGTGCGGCGGGGCACTGATCGGTGACCGCTACGTCCTCACCGCCGCCCACTGTCTGACGGGCTCGTACAGCGATCCCACGCGGGTGGGCGTACTGCTCGGCGACCACGACCTGACGACCGGATCCGACAGCCCCCACGCGCTCCTGGCCGCGCCCGCCCGCTTCGTCCCGCACCCGGAGTACGACCCCGGCACCCAGCGGAACGACATCGCCCTGGTCGAGCTCGCCGAGCCCCTCGCCCTCAACCGCCATGTGCGCCCGATCGAGCTGCCCGCGGCGTCCGCACCCGGCAGCACCGACGGCACCCGGGTCGAGGTGCCGGGCTGGGGCACCACCTCGTTCGGCGGCCGCACGTCCGACGTGCTGCGGACCGTGGCCCTCACCACCATGACCAACTCGGACTGTGCTGACCGTGGCATGGCCCAGATCACCCCCAGCCAGATCTGCACGTACGCCCCCGGGCGGGACACCTGCCAGTACGACTCCGGCGGCCCGCTTGTCCGGTTGGTCCGGGGACGGCCGTACGTCGTCGGCCTGGTGTCCTACGGCAAGGAGTGCGCCACCGACACCCCTGCCGTGAACACCCGCGTGCGCTCCTACCTCAGCTGGATCGAGCGGACGATCGGCCGGCTCCCCCGCGCCTCATGAGGGCGGTGTAGAGGAGCAGGGAGGCGGCGAGACCGACGGCCCAGCCGTAGTCGGACAGGGGTTTCAGGAAGGGGATCAGACCGTCCTCGGGGAAGGGGCCGGTGCCCGGGGCGGAGTGGGAGCCCCCGACGGCGAGGACGCCGCCGACCGCGAAGGCGAGCACCGCCGCCGGGTTCCAGCCTCCCCGGTACCAGTAGGGCCCGTCGGCCCGGTAGAGCCCCGCCAGGTCGAGGACGGTACGGCGGACGAGCCAGTAGTCGGCGATCAGGATGCCCGCGACCGTACCGAGGAGACCGCCGACCAGGCCGAGCCAGGTGAAGATGTACAGCTCGGGCGTGGCGGTGAGCTTCCACGGCATGATGAGCACGCCCACGACACCGGTGATCAGCGCGCCCGTACGGAAGTCGACCAGTTTCGGGGCGAGGTTGGCGAGGTCGTACGCCGGGGAGACGACGTTCGCCGCGATGTTCACGGAGAGGGTCGCCACCAACACGGTCACCAGGGCGAAGAGCAGCCCGAAGACGTTGTCGCTCTTGGCCGCCAGCGCCACCGGGTCCCAGACGGGCGCCCCGTACACGGCCTGCGAGCCGGAGGTGACGAGCACCGAGAGCAGCGCGAACAGGGTCATGGTGGTGGGGAGTCCGAGGCTCTGACCCCAGACCTGCGCGCGCTGGCCGGCGCCGAAGCGGGTGAAGTCGGGGATGTTGAGACTGAGCGTCGCCCAGAAGGCGATCATGCCCATGAGGGCGGGGAAGAAGACGGGCCAGAAGTCGGCGCCCCAGCCGAGCTTCGACGGCTGGTCGAGCAGCGGCCCGAGGCCGCCGGCCTTGACGGCGATCCAGCCGAGGAGGACGAGCGCACCGACGATGACGAAGGGGGCGGCCCAGTTCTCGAAGCGGCGCAGGGCCTCCATCCCCCGGTAGATGATGGCGAGTTCGAGGGCCCAGAAGAGGACGAAGCAGAGCCAGAGGGTCCACGGCTGGCCGCCGATCCTCGACGCGTCCGCCCAGCCGCCGCCGAAGACCTTGTCGAGCAGGACGAAGATGCCCTGGCCGCCGATCCACGTCTGGATGCCGAACCAGGCGCAGGCGACCCCGGCCCGGATGAGGGCGGGCAGGTTCGCTCCGCGCAGACCGAAGGAGGCGCGGGCGAGGACGGGGAAGGGGATGCCGTACTTGGGTCCGGCGTGCCCGGTGAGCAGCATCGGCAGCAGGACGACGACATTGGCGAGGGCGATGGTGAGCACCGCCTGCTTCCAGTCCATGCCGAGGGCGACGAGACCGGAGGCGAGCATCCAGGAGGGGATGTTGTGGGCCATGCCGACCCAGAGGGCGGCGAAGTTGTAGGTGCTCCAGCGGCGTTGGGCGACGGGGACGGGGAGCAGGTCCTCGTTGACGAAGCGGGGGTCGGCGGGGGCGGTGCCGGGAACGAGCTCGACGCGGCCGCCGGGTGCGGCGAGTTCGGAGGGGTCTGCGGATCTTTCCGGGGGGACTGTCGCGGTCATGCGGAGGAACCCTTCGTTCGGCGGGGAGGACGGAACGAGGTGTCGCCCGGGGCGGGCGCGGGGTGCCATGCCGGAACGACTCCGTGGCGGTCTGTCAAGGACCATTTGCCGCCAAGGAGTTGGGGACTGATTCTTCCACTCGACGTGGGACGCGGGTAGCCCCCCGGCACCACGTCGGACGCCGCACGAGACGCCTACGGCTGCCCGCCCACGGACCGCCGTCGCCCGACCTTTCCGGCTCCGCGCGGACCGCCGCCCCTGGTGTCAGCGAAGGGTGGGGATGATCTCGGAGCCGTAGGCGTCGATCGTGGTCTCCTTCGCGTCGTGCATGGCGTACACGGCGAACTGGTCCACGCCCATCTCCCGCAGCCGCCGCAGCTTCTCGATGTGGGCCTCGGCCGGGCCCAGGAGGCAGAAGCGGTCGACGATCTCGTCGGGAACGAACTGGGTGTCGGGGTTCCCGGCGCGGCCGTGGTGGGAGTAGTCGTAGCCGTGCCGGTCCTTGATGTACGCGGTGAGCTCCTCGGGGACCATGTCGGAGTGCTCGCCGTACTTGGCGACCAGGTCGGCGACGTGGTTGCCGACCATGCCGCCGAACCAGCGGCACTGGTCGCGGGCGTGGGCCAGGGCCTGCGGGGAGTCGTCGGCGGTGACGTAGGCGGGCGCGGCCACGCAGATGGTGAGCGCGTCGGGGTCGCGGCCGGCGTCGGTGGCGGCCTGGCGGACCGCCTTGACCATCCACTCCGTGAGGAACGGGTCGGCCAGCTGGAGGATGAAGCCGTCGGCCTTCTGCCCGGCGAGGGCGAGTGCCTTGGGGCCGTACGCCGCCATCCAGACGGGCAGCTTGCCGTTCTTGATCCAGGGGATGTGGATCGGGTTGCCGTCCACCGTCGCCTCACGGCCCTCCGCCAGGTCGCGGATGACGTCGATGGCCTCGCCGAGGCGGGCCAGGGTGTTGGGCCTGCGTCCGGCGACGCGCATCGCCGAGTCGCCGCGGCCGATGCCGCAGACCGTCCGGTTGCCGAACATGTCGTTGAGCGTGGCGAAGGTGGAGGCGGTCACCTCCCATGTACGGGTCCCCGGGTTGGTGACCATCGGGCCCACGTGCAGCTTGGTGGTGTGTTCGAGGATCTGGCTGTAGATGACGAAGGGTTCCTGCCACAGCACGGCGGAGTCGAAGGTCCAGCCGTAGCGGAAGCCGTTGCGTTCCGCCCGGCGCATCAGCCCGACGACCTGCGAGGCGGGCGGGTCGGTCTGCAGGACGAGTCCGAAGTCCAACGTCGTTCTCCTAGTTCAGGTACTGACAGGTGGAACGCGGCACGAACGTGCCGTGGCCGGCGTTGCCGACGTACTTGCGCTGCTCGATGACGACCTCGCCCCGCGAGAGGACGGTCTCGACCTGGCCGGTGACCGTCTTCCCCTCGTACGCCGAGTAGTCGACGTTCATGTGGTGGGTCTCCACGGACAGGGTCTGGACGGCGTGCGGGTCGTAGATCACGACATCGGCGTCGGCGCCCGGGGCGATCGTGCCCTTCTGCGGGTAGAGGCCGAACATCCTTGCCGGGGTGGCGCAGGCGATCTCGATCCAGCGGCGGCGCGAGATGTGCCCGTCGACGACGGCCTGGTGAAGGAGGTCCATGCGGTTCTCCACCCCGGGGAGCCCGTTGGGGATCTTGGAGAAGTCGCCGCGCCCGAGGTCCTTCTGGCCGGTGAAGCAGAACGGGCAGTGGTCGGTCGACACCACCTGGAGGTCGTTCGTCCGCAGTCCCCGCCAGAGCGCCGCCTGGTGTTCCTGCGGCCGGAGCGGGGTGCTGCACACGTACTTCGCGCCCTCGAAGCCCGGCTCCGCGAGGTTGTCGGTGGAGAGGAAGAGGTACTGGGGACAGGTCTCGCCGAAGACGGGCAGCCCCTTGTCGCGGGCCGCCGCGATCTCGGCGACCGCCTCCTCCGCCGAGACGTGCACGACGTACAGCGGCGCGCCCGCCACCCGGGCCAGCTGGATCGCCCGATGGGTGGCCTCCGCCTCCAGGAGCGCCTTGCGGACCTCCCCGTGGTAGCGCGGGTCGGTCTCGCCGCGCGCGAGGGCCTGCTCGACGAGGACGTCGATGGCGATGCCGTTCTCGGCGTGCATCATGATCAGCCCGCCGTTGTCGGCGGATCGCTGCATGGCGCGCAGGATCTTGCCGTCGTCGCTGTAGAAGACGCCGGGGTAGGCCATGAAGAGCTTGAAGGAGGTGATCCCCTCCTGGACGAGCCGGTCCATCTCCTTGAGCGTGTGCTCGTTGACGTCGGAGAGGATCATGTGGAAGGCGTAGTCGATCGCGCAGTTGCCGTCGGCCTTGGCGTACCAGGCGTCGAGTCCCTCGCGCAGAGTGTGGCCGACGCTCTGGACGGCGAAGTCGACGATGGTGGTGGTGCCGCCCCAGGCGGCGGCGCGGGTGCCCGTCTCGAAGGTGTCGGAGGCGAAGGTGCCGCCGAAGGGCAGCTCCATGTGGGTGTGGGCGTCGACGCCACCGGGCAGCACGTAGCGGTCGGTGGCGTCGATCGTACGGTCGGCGGTCCAGGCGGCCGCCGCGTCGGAGCCGTGGGCCGCGAGGGCGACCACGCGGCCGTCCTCGATCAGCACGTCGGCGTGGAGTTCGTCGGCGGCGGTGACGACGAGGCCGCCCCGGATGACGGTTCGGGTGCTCACGGAACTCTCCCTGCTCGATACGGCGGGCCGGTCTCGATACGGCGGGACGATGTGGCTCTCGATACGGCGGGACGAGGGGCTACAGCTCTCGCAGGGCCGCTTCGAGCATCGCCGCGCCCTCCTCCGCCTCGGCGACGGTCAGCGAGAGCGGCGGGGCGATGCGCAGGATGCTGGTGTTGTGCCCGCCGCCCTTGCCGATCAGCAGGCCGTTCTCGCGGGCGGCCTCCAGGACGGCGGCGGCCGCGTCCGGGTTCGCCCGTTCGGTGCCCGGTTCGGTGAGCTCGATGCCGATCATGAGGCCGCGGCCGCGGACCTCCCGTACCGCCTCGACTCCGGCGCAGGCGGCCCTGATCCGCTCGATGAGCAGACCGCCGACCCGGCGGGCGTTGCCCTGGAGGTCGTGCTCCAGGAGGTACGAGAGGTTGGCGAGGCCGGCGGCCATGGTGACGGGCGAACCGCCGAAGGTGGAGATGGAGTTGGCGTCGATGCTGTTCATGATGTCGGCGCGGGCGACGACTCCGCCGACGGACATGCCGTTGCCGATGCCCTTGGCGAAGGTGAGGATGTCGGGCGGCCCGGCCTGCTCGTGCGCCTGCCAGCCCCAGAAGTGCTCGCCGGTACGACCCCAGCCCGTCTGCACCTCGTCGGAGATCCACAGGATGCCGTGCCGGTCGAGGACCCGGCGGAAGGCGGCGTACAGACCGTCGGGCGGTGCGGTGAAGCCGCCGACGCCCTGGATGGGTTCGGCGATGAGCGCGGCGACGTCCCGGGTGTGCCCGAGGAGGTCCTCGAGGTCGGCGACGCAGGCCTCGATGAACCGGTCGTCGGTGTACTGGGCGTACGGGCCGCGCGTACGGACGCCGCCGTGGACGTACAGGGTCTGCAGCGGCGAGAGGCTGGTGGGCGACCAGGCGCGGTTGCCGGTGATGCCGACGGTGGAGAAGGAACGGCCGTGGTAGCTGTTCCGCATGGCGAGGATCTGGTTCGACCGGCGGTACGCGGTCGCGAGGAGCAGCGCCGTGTCGTTGGCCTCGGTGCCGGAGGTGGTGAAGAAGACGCGGGCGTCGGGGATGCCGGACAGTCCGGCGATCCGCTCGGCGAGCTCCACCATCGGGCGGTTGAGGTAGAGCGTCGAGGAGTGGATGATCCGCCCGGCCTGCTCGGCGACGGCCTTGGTGACCTCGGGCAGGGCGTGGGCGGTCATGGTGGTGAGGATGCCGCCGAAGAAGTCGAGGTACCGGCGCCCGTCGGCGTCCCAGACATGGCGGCCCTCGCCATGGGTGATCTCGAGGGGGTCCTTGTAGTAGAGGGCGACCCAGTCGGGAATGACGGCCTTGTGCCGGTCGAAGAGACTGCTCACGGCTGCACCAGCCCGTCGTACGCGTCGGGGCGCCGGTCCCGGTAGAACGCCCACTGCTGGCGTACCTGCTCGATCAGGCCGAAGTCGAGGTCGCGGACGAGGAGTTCCTCGGTCTTGTCGGAGGCGACGTCGCCGACGAACTGGCCGCGCGGGTCGACGAAGTAGCTCGTGCCGTAGAAGTCGTTGTCGCCGTACTCCTCGATGCCGACACGGTTGATGGCGGCGACGAAGTACTCGTTGGCGACGGCCGCGGCGGGCTGCTCCAGCTGCCAGAGGTAGGAGGAGAG is a window encoding:
- a CDS encoding NCS1 family nucleobase:cation symporter-1; protein product: MTATVPPERSADPSELAAPGGRVELVPGTAPADPRFVNEDLLPVPVAQRRWSTYNFAALWVGMAHNIPSWMLASGLVALGMDWKQAVLTIALANVVVLLPMLLTGHAGPKYGIPFPVLARASFGLRGANLPALIRAGVACAWFGIQTWIGGQGIFVLLDKVFGGGWADASRIGGQPWTLWLCFVLFWALELAIIYRGMEALRRFENWAAPFVIVGALVLLGWIAVKAGGLGPLLDQPSKLGWGADFWPVFFPALMGMIAFWATLSLNIPDFTRFGAGQRAQVWGQSLGLPTTMTLFALLSVLVTSGSQAVYGAPVWDPVALAAKSDNVFGLLFALVTVLVATLSVNIAANVVSPAYDLANLAPKLVDFRTGALITGVVGVLIMPWKLTATPELYIFTWLGLVGGLLGTVAGILIADYWLVRRTVLDLAGLYRADGPYWYRGGWNPAAVLAFAVGGVLAVGGSHSAPGTGPFPEDGLIPFLKPLSDYGWAVGLAASLLLYTALMRRGGAGRSSARSS
- a CDS encoding TIGR03842 family LLM class F420-dependent oxidoreductase, whose protein sequence is MDFGLVLQTDPPASQVVGLMRRAERNGFRYGWTFDSAVLWQEPFVIYSQILEHTTKLHVGPMVTNPGTRTWEVTASTFATLNDMFGNRTVCGIGRGDSAMRVAGRRPNTLARLGEAIDVIRDLAEGREATVDGNPIHIPWIKNGKLPVWMAAYGPKALALAGQKADGFILQLADPFLTEWMVKAVRQAATDAGRDPDALTICVAAPAYVTADDSPQALAHARDQCRWFGGMVGNHVADLVAKYGEHSDMVPEELTAYIKDRHGYDYSHHGRAGNPDTQFVPDEIVDRFCLLGPAEAHIEKLRRLREMGVDQFAVYAMHDAKETTIDAYGSEIIPTLR
- the hydA gene encoding dihydropyrimidinase; protein product: MSTRTVIRGGLVVTAADELHADVLIEDGRVVALAAHGSDAAAAWTADRTIDATDRYVLPGGVDAHTHMELPFGGTFASDTFETGTRAAAWGGTTTIVDFAVQSVGHTLREGLDAWYAKADGNCAIDYAFHMILSDVNEHTLKEMDRLVQEGITSFKLFMAYPGVFYSDDGKILRAMQRSADNGGLIMMHAENGIAIDVLVEQALARGETDPRYHGEVRKALLEAEATHRAIQLARVAGAPLYVVHVSAEEAVAEIAAARDKGLPVFGETCPQYLFLSTDNLAEPGFEGAKYVCSTPLRPQEHQAALWRGLRTNDLQVVSTDHCPFCFTGQKDLGRGDFSKIPNGLPGVENRMDLLHQAVVDGHISRRRWIEIACATPARMFGLYPQKGTIAPGADADVVIYDPHAVQTLSVETHHMNVDYSAYEGKTVTGQVETVLSRGEVVIEQRKYVGNAGHGTFVPRSTCQYLN
- a CDS encoding aspartate aminotransferase family protein, whose protein sequence is MSSLFDRHKAVIPDWVALYYKDPLEITHGEGRHVWDADGRRYLDFFGGILTTMTAHALPEVTKAVAEQAGRIIHSSTLYLNRPMVELAERIAGLSGIPDARVFFTTSGTEANDTALLLATAYRRSNQILAMRNSYHGRSFSTVGITGNRAWSPTSLSPLQTLYVHGGVRTRGPYAQYTDDRFIEACVADLEDLLGHTRDVAALIAEPIQGVGGFTAPPDGLYAAFRRVLDRHGILWISDEVQTGWGRTGEHFWGWQAHEQAGPPDILTFAKGIGNGMSVGGVVARADIMNSIDANSISTFGGSPVTMAAGLANLSYLLEHDLQGNARRVGGLLIERIRAACAGVEAVREVRGRGLMIGIELTEPGTERANPDAAAAVLEAARENGLLIGKGGGHNTSILRIAPPLSLTVAEAEEGAAMLEAALREL